The genomic region GGCAGTAGCATCAGGTGATGAGCGCGCAACGCCCCAACGGGGCGTGGGGCCGGGCCCGCTGGCGGACTGTCGTGGTGGGCTGTGCGGTGATGACGGCGGTCGCCCTGGTGAGTTGCGGCCTGGTGTCCGACGCCGAGGACCCGCCTCCCGTACCGCGGGTGACGACGACACCGCGGGCGGTTCCGACCACCGCTTGCACCGTGTCCGCGCTGCTGGTGCCGTCGTGCGGCGCCTGGTTCGGTGTCGCGGCGAACCCGCTGGGTGACGAGTCGTGGGACGAGGCGTTGCCGGCGTTCGAGAAGGTGCTCGGCCGCCCGGTCGACATCGCCCACTACTACAACTCGAGCCCGAAGCTGTTCCCGGCCGAGGACATGGTCCGGCGGGCCAGGGAGCCGGGCAAGAAGCGCCTGCTGCTGCTGAACTGGAAGCCCGAGATGGGCCGGACCTGGGCCGAGGTCGCTGCCGGTGACCCGGAGGTGGACGCCGCGATCGACGCGCAGGCGCAGTACCTGCGGACGACGTTCCCGGAGCGGTTCTTCCTGACCATCCACCACGAGCCGGAGGAGGAGGTCGAGCCGGCCGCCGGGTCGGGCTTCACCGCCAAGGACTACGCGGCGATGTACCGGCGGGTGGCGCTGCGGCTGAAGGCCAAGGGCGTGACGAACGCGGTGCTCGTGATGACGTACCGCGGCGCGCCGCACTGGGGTGCCCAGCCGTGGTTCGAGGATCTCTATCCCGGCGACGACGTGGTGGACTGGATCGCCGAGGACCCCTACATCTTCGGGCCCGACCCGGAGTACTCCGGCGGGATCGGGCAGGCGGTGAACCGCACCCAGCGCAAGTACCCGCAGTGGCCCGGCTTCTACACCTGGGCGACCACCAAGCACCCGGGCAAACCGATCATGCTGGCCGAGTGGGGCGTCAGCCGCAATCTCGGCGAGGTGACCCGCAGTGCGGTGTTCGCGACGATGCCGGACCAGCTCGCCGCCTATCCGCAGGTGAAGGCGCTGGTGTACTGGCACGAGACCGACTTCGGCGACATCGGGGCCACTCGGCTCAAGGCCGGCGACCCTTCCGTTAGTGCCCTGCGGACCGCGCTGCAGTCCCCGCGGCTCAAGCCGCCCGCTGTCCCCAACTGAGCGGCGCGGCGGCTAGCGCAGGGTGATCAGCAGGTGCCGGCGGCCGACGGCGACGGCCGTCACCCAGTTCGGTGCCGGGACGCCGTTCTCGACCGACACCGGTCCGGGCTTGCTGCGGTCGGCACGGTCACCGCTGGCGAGCTGGCCGCGCCCGTTCGCGCCCCAGGTGAGGATGGTGCCGTTCTGCAGGACCGCCACGCTGTAGCTCTCACCGGCGAAGACATGCTTGACGGCCAGCAGCTTCGGCTCGTCGCCGCGGCCCCGCACGGGGCTCGCGAACGGCTGCACCTTGACCGTGCCGTTGCCGAGCTGCCCGGCGTTGTTGTGGCCCCAGCCGACCACCGAGCCGTCCTTGAGCAACGCCAGCGTGTACTTCTCCGCCGACGAGATCTCGGTGGCGCCGGTGAGCGGTTGACCCGGCCCGATCAGGACCGGAGCGGGAAAGTTGCGCTTGACCCCGGTGCCGTCGCCGAGCTGGTTGACGTCGTTGCGGCCCCAGGTCATCACCCGGCCGTCGCCGAGCAGCGCGACCGAGTGCTGCCCGCCGATGGCGATCGCGCGCACGTTGCCGAGCGGGACCTTGCCCTGGCCGGTGATCGCGACCGGCAACTTCGCGACCGGCGGAGCCGACGTGCCGAGCTGACCGAAGGTGTTGTCGCCCCAGCCCAGCACGGTGCCGCGATCGGTCAGCGCCAGCTCGCTGCCGCCGTCGACCGAGATCGCCCGGACGCCGGTCAGCGGACCGGTGCCGCTCGGATTCAGCACGACGCTCGGCGTGGTCGGGTTCGCGGTGGTGTCGGCGTTGCCGCGCTGACCCGAGTTCGCCCGGCCCCAGACCACCACCGTGCCGTCCTTGCGCAGGGCAACCGACGTGTTGGAGTCGGCCGCGATGTCGACGACGCCGGTCAGCGCGCCCGGCGTGTTGTCCGGTGCGCGGACCGGCAGCGGGACCACCGAGGCCGCGCGGGTGCCGGTGCCGAGCTGGCCGTCGTCGTTGGCTCCCCACGCCAGCACCCGGCCGTCGTTCAGCAGGGCCAGCGAGTGCTGCTCGCCCGCGGCCAAGGCCACCACGCCGACCAGGTTCGCCCCGGTGCGGTCCACCACCGGGCCGAAGCTGGTCCGGATCCCGGTCGGTGCGGACCGGCCCAGCTGGCCGGCGTCGGAGAACCCGGTCGACAGCACCAGGCCACCGGTGTTCGACGGCCCGGCGGCGGTCGGTGCGGCCAAGGGCTGGGCTTTCGCGCAGGCGCCGATCCCGGCGGCCGCCGTCAGCGCGACGACGAGCAGGACGGGACGGTGCAGCGCTCGGGGACCGAGCGCCCGCAGGACGGGGCGGAACGTCTTCACAGGGGTACCGGCTTCGTGTCGTCTCCGGCAGGCAGCACACCGGCCGGGTCGGGGTGACGACGGCGCCGCAGCATCGCGGTGAACGCCGTCAGGGCGAGGTGGTCGCGCAGCTTCCACAGCGCGGTCAGGTAGCCGACGGCCCCCGCCGCCAGCACGGCCACGAGCATCCCGTCGGAGGGGTCCGCGACCAGGTTCAGGAGCAGTGGCGGTACGGCGAAGCAGGCCAGCGCCAAGCCGCCGACCGATACCGACAGGCGGCTGAACGGCAGCCAGTGCAGGGTGGCCGAGACCTGGATCATGCCGAGCACGTTGCGCACCACGATCGCCGCCGCCCACGCGACCGCCGCACCGACCATGCCGATGCGCGGGATCAGGAGCAGGTTCAGGACCAGGTTGACGCCGAGCGCGACCAGCGCGTTGACCAGGCTCAGCCCGCTCCGGCCGGCCATCAGCAGGATCAGGTCCACCGGACCGCCCGCGGCAGCCAGCAGCGCGGCCACGGCCAGCACGACGACCACGTCGTCGCCGGCCCGGTACGCCGTACCGCCGAACACGTGCAGCAGGAACGGCGCCAGCGCCAGGCAGGCCAGGAAGAACGGCCACGTCAGCGCCATCGTCCACGCGGTGACGGTCTGGAACACCCGCTTGGTCTCCCGGCCGTCCCCGGCGGACAGCAACGCACTGGTGTGCGGAGCCGCGACCTGCTGGATCGCTTGGGCACCGAGCTGGCCGATCACGAACAGCCGGGTGGCGACGGTGTAGACCGCCGCCTCGGCCGGTGAGCGCAGTGCGGCGACGAGCACGATGTCGGCTCGTTGCAAGATGCTCTGGCTGATCCGTGAGATCACCCGCGGCCAGGTGTAGGCGGCGTACTCGCGCCAGAGCGCCGTACGCGCCGACGGCGGCCGGCCCGGCCCGCTGCGGGCGACCAGACGCCGCTCGATCAGCAGGAACCAGCCGATCGCGGCAAGCGTGGCTACGACGTACGGGAGGGCCCAGGCCAGCGTCAGGCCACCGAGCCCGGCGCCGGCCGCGACCGCGACGCCGACGCAGCCGACCTGCAGCAGCGCCCGGCCGATCTTGTCCACCAGCACGGTCGGCCGGATCGCGGTGAGCCCGCGGGTGGCGGACAGCACGGTGTTCGTCACCGCCGCGAGCGGGATGCAGACGGCCAGGACGGCGACCGCCCGGCTGCCTCCGGCCGCGCTGCCGTCACCCAGAACGACGTCCGCCGCCTGACCGCGCAGGACCAGCAGGACCACGCCGAGCAGGCCGCCGCCGAGCAGGGACACCAGCGCGGCCATCCGGACGGTGGTGCGGGCGTCGGCCAGCCGGTCCTCGACCAGGAAGTGCGGAAGGAACTTCGACAGCGACACGTCCGAGCCGAGTTCGGCGATCGCCGCGACGATCAGGAACACCGCGGTCAGCGCGAACAGGCCGCCGGCCACGGTGGCGTCGGTGCCGCGGGTCACCACCCAGGTGAGCAGCAGGGTGAGCACCGCGCCGCCGGCGGCTCCGACCAGGTTGGCGGAGCCGCCGCGGGCGATCTTCGCCAGGCTGGCCGGGTGGGGACCCGTCGTGCCGGTGAGCGGAAGGGCCACTACACCGTTCTCCGTGTGC from Kribbella flavida DSM 17836 harbors:
- a CDS encoding lipopolysaccharide biosynthesis protein yields the protein MALPLTGTTGPHPASLAKIARGGSANLVGAAGGAVLTLLLTWVVTRGTDATVAGGLFALTAVFLIVAAIAELGSDVSLSKFLPHFLVEDRLADARTTVRMAALVSLLGGGLLGVVLLVLRGQAADVVLGDGSAAGGSRAVAVLAVCIPLAAVTNTVLSATRGLTAIRPTVLVDKIGRALLQVGCVGVAVAAGAGLGGLTLAWALPYVVATLAAIGWFLLIERRLVARSGPGRPPSARTALWREYAAYTWPRVISRISQSILQRADIVLVAALRSPAEAAVYTVATRLFVIGQLGAQAIQQVAAPHTSALLSAGDGRETKRVFQTVTAWTMALTWPFFLACLALAPFLLHVFGGTAYRAGDDVVVVLAVAALLAAAGGPVDLILLMAGRSGLSLVNALVALGVNLVLNLLLIPRIGMVGAAVAWAAAIVVRNVLGMIQVSATLHWLPFSRLSVSVGGLALACFAVPPLLLNLVADPSDGMLVAVLAAGAVGYLTALWKLRDHLALTAFTAMLRRRRHPDPAGVLPAGDDTKPVPL
- a CDS encoding RCC1 domain-containing protein; the encoded protein is MKTFRPVLRALGPRALHRPVLLVVALTAAAGIGACAKAQPLAAPTAAGPSNTGGLVLSTGFSDAGQLGRSAPTGIRTSFGPVVDRTGANLVGVVALAAGEQHSLALLNDGRVLAWGANDDGQLGTGTRAASVVPLPVRAPDNTPGALTGVVDIAADSNTSVALRKDGTVVVWGRANSGQRGNADTTANPTTPSVVLNPSGTGPLTGVRAISVDGGSELALTDRGTVLGWGDNTFGQLGTSAPPVAKLPVAITGQGKVPLGNVRAIAIGGQHSVALLGDGRVMTWGRNDVNQLGDGTGVKRNFPAPVLIGPGQPLTGATEISSAEKYTLALLKDGSVVGWGHNNAGQLGNGTVKVQPFASPVRGRGDEPKLLAVKHVFAGESYSVAVLQNGTILTWGANGRGQLASGDRADRSKPGPVSVENGVPAPNWVTAVAVGRRHLLITLR